The following coding sequences are from one Leucoraja erinacea ecotype New England chromosome 2, Leri_hhj_1, whole genome shotgun sequence window:
- the LOC129715287 gene encoding integrin beta-1-B-like encodes MDLKCILCTVLICCGCWQGLAQSDTSECLKANAKSCGECIQAGKNCGWCTKSKFLQQGEPNSARCDDIQSLKKRGCAMDEIENPKGSQTITANKELTGRRSSGKIKLEDITQIRPQKLTLKLRSGEPQTFSLTFKRAEDYPIDLYYLMDLSFSMKDDLENVKKLGTELKNEMQKITSDFRIGFGSFVDKTVMPYISTTPAKRKNPCPNGEICTSPFSYKNVLPLTNDGSKFNDLVSNQTISGNLDSPEGGFDAIMQVAVCGEKIGWRNVTRLLVFSTDAGFHFAGDGKLGGIVLPNDGKCHLNTNGLYTMSDYLDYPSIAHLVQKLSENNIQPIFAVTEDFKGVYKELHNLIPKSEVGVLSSNSSNVIKLILDAYHALSSEVILENNKLPEGLSVQYTAFCKNNTVHTGENGRKCLGIQIGDEVSFNISITAIKCPNKGEKNTLEIKPLGFTEKVEVTLEYICECDCHKKGLPNSQECHQGNGTFECGACRCNKGRIGSTCECSTDEVNNEDMDASCRKDNTSLICGDNGDCICGECVCKKRVNTDEIISGKYCECDNFNCDRAGGFICGGNGICKCKICECFPNFTGNACDCSLDNSTCISKNGQECNGRGKCECGRCKCTDPKFQGSACEMCPTCPGVCTAHRDCVQCKAFQKGPKKDTCDQCEFKVILVDKQDELPQPGQVPSIAHCKEKDENDCWFYFSYSVNDQNVPEVHVTKNAECPQAPDIIPIVAGVVAGIVLIGLALLLIWKLLMIIHDRREFAKFEKEKMNAKWDTGENPIYKSAVTTIVNPKYEGK; translated from the exons ATGGATTTGAAATGTATCCTGTGTACGGTACTGATTTGCTGCGGCTGCTGGCAAGGTCTTGCCCAATCAG ACACTAGTGAGTGTTTAAAAGCCAACGCAAAGTCATGTGGAGAATGTATACAAGCTGGTAAAAATTGTGGATGGTGCACCAAAAGt aAATTCTTACAACAGGGGGAGCCAAACTCTGCACGCTGTGATGATATCCAATCATTGAAAAAAAGAGGGTGTGCAATGGATGAGATTGAAAATCCCAAAGGTTCACAAACAATAACCGCTAATAAGGAACTTACTGGTCGCAGAAGCAGTGGAAAGATAAAGCTAGAAGACATTACGCAGATTCGACCACAGAAGCTAACCCTGAAATTGCGATCAG GAGAGCCCCAAACCTTCTCATTGACTTTCAAGAGAGCTGAGGACTATCCTATTGATCTCTATTATCTTATGGATCTCTCATTTTCAATGAAAGATGACTTGGAAAACGTTAAAAAGTTAGGAACcgaattaaaaaatgaaatgcaAAAGATAACTTCGGATTTCAGAATTG GGTTTGGGTCTTTTGTCGATAAAACTGTGATGCCGTACATCAGCACTACCCCAGCCAAACGAAAAAATCCTTGCCCTAATGGTGAAATATGTACGAGCCCATTTAGCTACAAAAATGTGCTACCATTGACGAATGATGGATCAAAATTCAATGACCTCGTAAGCAACCAAACCATTTCTGGGAATCTGGACTCTCCGGAAGGTGGTTTTGATGCCATCATGCAGGTTGCTGTCTGCGGG gaaaaaattggttggcgaAATGTGACTCGGTTGCTCGTATTCTCTACAGATGCAGGGTTTCACTTTGCAGGAGATGGTAAACTGGGAGGCATTGTTCTACCAAATGATGGGAAATGCCATCTCAATACTAATGGTCTCTACACCATGAGTGATTACTTA GATTATCCATCAATTGCTCATTTGGTACAGAAGCTTAGTGAAAATAATATTCAGCCTATTTTTGCTGTTACCGAAGATTTCAAGGGTGTATACAAG GAACTCCATAATCTTATTCCAAAATCTGAAGTGGGTGTTCTTTCTTCAAACTCCAGTAATGTCATCAAGTTGATCCTTGATGCTTATCAT GCTTTATCTTCTGAGGTTATCCTTGAGAACAATAAATTGCCAGAGGGACTTTCAGTGCAATATACAGCCTTTTGTAAGAATAATACTGTTCACACGGGTGAAAATGGCAGGAAATGCTTAGGTATTCAGATTGGTGATGAG GTGAGCTTCAACATAAGCATCACAGCAATAAAATGTCCAAATAAAGGTGAAAAGAACACTCTTGAAATAAAACCTCTGGGATTTACGGAGAAAGTGGAGGTTACGCTCGAATATATTTGTGAATGTGACTGTCATAAAAAAGGACTTCCCAATAGCCAAGAATGTCATCAGGGTAATGGAACCTTTGAATGTGGAGCCTGCAG ATGTAACAAAGGACGCATTGGTAGCACCTGTGAATGCAGCACTGATGAAGTAAACAATGAGGACATGGATGCTTCATGTAGAAAAGATAATACATCTCTAATCTGTGGTGACAATGGAGATTGCATCTGTGGGGAATGTGTCTGCAAAAAGAGAGTCAATACCGATGAAATCATCTCTGGCAAATATTGTGAATGTGATAACTTCAACTGTGACAGAGCTGGTGGTTTCATCTGTGGAG GAAATGGAATCTGTAAGTGTAAGATATGTGAATGTTTCCCCAACTTTACTGGCAATGCCTGTGATTGCTCCCTGGACAATTCCACTTGTATTTCAAAGAATGGACAGGAGTGCAATGGCAGAGGAAAATGTGAATGTGGTCGATGCAAGTGCACTGATCCAAAATTCCAGGGGTCTGCCTGCGAAatgtgcccaacttgcccaggagTCTGTACAGCACACAG GGATTGCGTTCAATGTAAAGCCTTTCAGAAAGGGCCCAAGAAAGATACCTGCGATCAGTGTGAGTTTAAAGTTATTCTGGTGGATAAGCAAGATGAGTTACCACAACCAGGCCAAGTTCCATCAATTGCTCACTGTAAGGAGAAGGATGAGAATGACTGTTGGTTCTACTTTTCCTATTCTGTCAATGACCAGAATGTTCCAGAAGTTCATGTTACCAAAAATGCAG AATGTCCACAGGCACCTGACATCATTCCAATTGTAGCTGGTGTGGTTGCTGGTATTGTCCTTATAGGCCTTGCCTTGTTGCTGATATGGAAACTACTGATGATCATTCATGACCGAAGGGAGTTCGCAAAATTTGAAAAGGAGAAAATGAATGCTAAATGGGATACA GGTGAAAATCCAATCTACAAGAGCGCTGTGACGACTATTGTCAACCCAAAATATGAGGGAAAatga